The DNA region AAATGCAGCTTTAGAAGAAGTTGTTATGGCAATTAAACGCATCTACGGCGTTGATTTGGGCATCAACACTCCCAACTTGTTGGAACTGTCTCAACTAGTTGCAGCTGCATCAGGTGCTAGTGTACCACCCTGGAAAGCGATCGTTGGCGAAAATACCTTTGCTCACGAATCTGGCATCCATGCTCACGGAGTAATGCAAAACCCCATCACTTACGAACCATTTGCTCCTGAAGAAGTCGGTTGGGAACGACGTTTAGTAGTAGGTAAACATTCTGGACGGCATTTGGTTGCAAACTTGCTACAACAGCATGGAATTTTCTTGAACTCCCAAGAAACCCAATCTGTTTTAGACGCAGTGCGCCATCAATCGGTACAGAAAAAACGCAGTTTGACGACAGAAGAACTATTGAATTTGGTCAGAGAACAGAGGTACTCTCATGCAACGTGATGAATTAGAGCTAAACTTGCCACCTGCTTTTGAAATTGGTGAAAAAGTCAGAGTTCGGAAACTGCTTAAGAACGATGGTACTTTTCCTGGTAAAGAAGTTGGGCAAGTTTTAGTGAACAAAGGAGATATCGGCTACATAGCGAGTATAGGCACATATTTGCAGACTTCCTATATATATGCTGTGCATTTCTTAGAAACAGGGTTCGTCGTCGGCTGTAAGAAAAAAGAACTAGAATCGGTTGAGGAGTCTCATGAAAGTAATGCTACGGATGAATGATGCCGGTACTTTAGTAGTTTACGTTGCTAAAAAAGACCTTGAAGAAGAAGTCGTCAAACAAACCGATGGAAATGATGGCAAAGTTCTCACCCTAGCAAATGGTTGGGAATTAGAATTTCGTGATTTGCCAGATACAGCAAATTTACCTCAAACTGTAGAAGCTAAACGACTCGCTTAAAAATAGTTAGGAGTTAAGAGTTAGGAGTTATGAATTATTAACTCTTAGCTTCTCATTCTTAACTCCTCACTCCTAACTACTCACTCCTAACTCTTCATCCCCCACTCCTAACTTTTTATCAATCATGGGTAATAAGTATTTGACGTTATCAGAATTGAACCTTGAGGGACAGTTACTAGGTTTTGTTGGTGGTGAACCAGGAAAATATAAATATTTGCAATTGGCAGTTCCATCTGGAAATGTGGAAATTAAATTGCCTAAAGAGTTACGCCGTTTACTAAGTTCATCCTTAGTTCCTGGACAAAAAGTTCGCGTTTGTGGTCATAGTGAGGTAGACTCACGCACAAGTAAAATAAAAATTAAAGCCTATCGGGTGATACCAATTGATGCATGTCCAAAGCAAGATTTACCACCTCAAATGAAAGCGAGGATTATGGTATGTCAAAAGGGCGGTTGCCTCAAACGTGGTGGTAAAGGTTTATTATCAGAGTTAGAAAAAACTTTGTGCGATCGCGGTTTGTTAGACAAAGTTACCATTGAACATACGAGTTGTCAAAAATGCTGTAGCAGCGCTCCCAACTGTGTTTTACACCTTGGTAAAAAGAAATACAAGAATATTCATCCAGAAGCGATCGCATCTTTGCTAGAAAGTCACTTAACAGAGTAATAATCTCTTAAAATAATACGCAACTTTGTAGGGGTAAAATATTTACCCCTATTTGTTGATAAAGAAGAATAACCAGCCACATCACCATCTTCCACCACATAACTTTAATCAGCTACAGCTATATTAAGATAAAAATAACTCTGCATTCTCGTAGCTGTTATGAGCCTTACCACTGCTAAACGCTTTACTATAGCTGAATATCACCGTCTAGTTGAACTCGGCTTCTTTGAGGAGAATGAGCGAGTTGAGCTAATTAAGGGTGAAATAATCCAGATGGCAGCAAAAGGCACACCGCACTCTGTTTGTGAAACACGCCTAGAACGAGAATTATATAAGCTAGTAGGCGATCGCGCAACCCTGCGAGGGCAACAACCAATTACTTTGTCTAACAACAGTGAGCCTGAACCAGATAGAGTAATTGCAATAAATAGAGATGATGACTATCTAGCAAATCATCCCAGCCCATCTGATATTTTACTCTTAATTGAGATTGCCGATTCATCCTTAAAATATGATCAAGAGGAAAAGCTAGCTATTTATGCAGAAGCAGGTATCTCTGATTATTGGATATTTAATTTAGTAGATCATTATCTGGAGTGCTACAGCGAACCTTATCAAACTTTGCAAGTTAAATTTGGTTATCGCCGCAAGTTTATTTATCTGCCAAACGAATCAGTTAAGCTGCCCTGTTTTCCTGATTTAGTTGTGGATTTATTTAAGGTGTTTCCAGTTAATTTATAAAAGGCTATGTTTAACGGCAAGCTACTGCGTGTATCGTCTACCTCAATTATAGGGTGTAGCTTCTATCTGCTGGAGACTTCCCAAGGATTAATAATAGAAATACCACACCCTTCAAAGTCAGAGAAATTGCGTGTTGCTATGGTTGCTGTATGGGTGTAACAAATAGCTGCAATCTGAGCATCAGATTGGGAAATAGGAGTACCATTGTGTCTTCTTTGAGACGCAATATTAGCAAAAGCTACAGCAGCAGCTTGATCAAAAGGAAGAACACGCCCAGCGAAATCTTCTGAGAACATCAGTTGTGCTGCTTGACTAAGTTCTTCTCGTCGTTTTCCCACAGGGAGTAAAGCGATACCATAGAGAATTTCTGCTTGAGTGATTGTTGTGGTAAACAGACTCATTAACGATTGTTGAGCAGCCCAACTACGAACTAGTTCAGCCTTTTTAGGCTTCATTAATTCTGACAACACATTTGTATCAAGAATAATCATTCTTCAAACGTTGATACGGTGCGAATAGGTTCTCTAGGAATTTCTGGTAATTCAAAGTCTCCCAAATTTGCAAAACGCTGCTCAATCATATTAGCTAAGTTTAAGGGCTGTTCGTGATTTTCTATTAGAGCCATACGAAGAATTTCTTTAGCTTCTTCTTCGAGAGAACGACCAGATTTTTCTGCTCGTTCTTGTAGACGATATTTGATGTCATCATCAAGATTAGATATAGTGATTTTATTCATAATCAATCGATAGCATTTTTATGTCAAGCCTATTATAGCGAGTATACGTGCTATAATGATTTTTTATATTCAATAAAATTGAGTATTATTGCTAGTTTACCTGTAATACTGATATTAGTATTCTCTTAATCTGAAGTTAGAGGAAGTTTATTCATATTTGATGAGCAAGGTAATAGATTTCCCACTCCAGAAGAACTTGCACAACAGGAAAGTATTCGTGCTGAACAGGAATGATCGCAACGCGAATTAGCAGAACCTCTGTTACAGCATTACCGCGAAGCTTTGGCGAATTGCCTGAGTAATATCCATGTGTCATAATACTCTAAAGTAAAGTACATCCAGTAAAATATTAATAATATGACAGTCACCAGCGAGGAACTGGGAAAATTACTAGATGGGATTGCCAATAATCTCGTACATGCATCCATACATAATCGCTTGCATACAAACCTATGTAAAGCAAGCGAAGAATATAATTATGAAATGAATCATTCTCCTGTATTTTGGCAACTGACAATTAATGCTCATGCCACAACTACAATCCTTATGTTATGTAGAGTATATGATACTCACAAAGATAGTTTAAATCTTAAAAAACTACTTAATATTATTTCAGCAAATTCTAAATTATTTGAGAAAGATAATTTTTGTGAAAGAATCAAAGACAGACAATTTATAGATGAATTATCTCAAATACCAAGAGTGCCAGATCATAAAATTATTACACGAGATATAGAATATGTCAGCGAAGAAACTAATCCTCTTGTTAAAAAATTAAGTGAGTTTAGAGATAAACAGGTTGCCCACACAGATAGACGGTCTATTCTTGACGCTAGCCTGAATATTAATACTGTTTTATGGGGAGAAGTAGAAGAGCTTCTTTCAAGAGGGATAGAAATTTTTAATACCTATGAAGGACTCTTTAGAGCTTCGTCATGGGTTTCATATATGCCTGGTGAAGAAGATTACCAGAGAGTTTTGAAGTCTGTAAGACAGACAAATATAATGAGGTAGATGATGCTATCTTAACAAACTTAATGAAATAATTTTTCAAGAAGATAATTTAATTATTACCGAAGCAAGCTGATCAGGAACTTGGAATATTACCCTCTTAATCAAATCAATGCTTCCAATGCGTGCTGTAAATCATTCGTTACATCAGCAACAGCTTGTCTAGCAGCTAAACGATTTTCCTTATACGCCGAATAATGCTCAGAAACAGATATGGGTTCACCCACAGTAATTTTTACCTTTTGCTTCCCCAATTGTGGACGCTGTACACCTTTATCGCCTTTTATTTTAGCAATCATTTTCCATAAAATTAAAGTTGTCTCAGCAAACCTTTCTACCGTCGGTTTCTCACGAATATAATTACCAGAAACAGCCACAAAACTTTCTACTAAACGCATGTGCCACATCCGCGCATTCGATTCTTCAGCCACGCGATCGCCTAAAGCTCTTTCAACAGAAGATACTCCTTTTACATCCTTAAAATCTTCTCTAAATATATAATTCCATCCAGCTTGTTCTACCCGCCGACATCGGTCGCTTAAAGTACCTTTTGACTGCAAATCAAAATACTGTTCTGAGATTAGTAGTGCTGCATTCAACAAAGCTTGCAAACGAACTGCTAACGCTTCATTTCTATCTTCAATTTCTCCTCCTAATGTTTTGATATCTGCCAGCTTTAGATGATAAAATCGCGTGTAAAATTTTTCCATTAACGAAAGTAAATGTTCTGCCAAAGTCAACAACCGGGGATAAAGCGACTCTATAGAAGCGTTTTTTGCTTCATTCACAGGTAAACCACTAGCCGCTTCCATTTCA from Nostoc commune NIES-4072 includes:
- a CDS encoding nitrogen fixation protein NifZ, translating into MQRDELELNLPPAFEIGEKVRVRKLLKNDGTFPGKEVGQVLVNKGDIGYIASIGTYLQTSYIYAVHFLETGFVVGCKKKELESVEESHESNATDE
- the nifT gene encoding putative nitrogen fixation protein NifT: MKVMLRMNDAGTLVVYVAKKDLEEEVVKQTDGNDGKVLTLANGWELEFRDLPDTANLPQTVEAKRLA
- a CDS encoding (2Fe-2S) ferredoxin domain-containing protein yields the protein MGNKYLTLSELNLEGQLLGFVGGEPGKYKYLQLAVPSGNVEIKLPKELRRLLSSSLVPGQKVRVCGHSEVDSRTSKIKIKAYRVIPIDACPKQDLPPQMKARIMVCQKGGCLKRGGKGLLSELEKTLCDRGLLDKVTIEHTSCQKCCSSAPNCVLHLGKKKYKNIHPEAIASLLESHLTE
- a CDS encoding Uma2 family endonuclease, with translation MSLTTAKRFTIAEYHRLVELGFFEENERVELIKGEIIQMAAKGTPHSVCETRLERELYKLVGDRATLRGQQPITLSNNSEPEPDRVIAINRDDDYLANHPSPSDILLLIEIADSSLKYDQEEKLAIYAEAGISDYWIFNLVDHYLECYSEPYQTLQVKFGYRRKFIYLPNESVKLPCFPDLVVDLFKVFPVNL
- a CDS encoding type II toxin-antitoxin system VapC family toxin; translated protein: MIILDTNVLSELMKPKKAELVRSWAAQQSLMSLFTTTITQAEILYGIALLPVGKRREELSQAAQLMFSEDFAGRVLPFDQAAAVAFANIASQRRHNGTPISQSDAQIAAICYTHTATIATRNFSDFEGCGISIINPWEVSSR
- a CDS encoding FitA-like ribbon-helix-helix domain-containing protein → MNKITISNLDDDIKYRLQERAEKSGRSLEEEAKEILRMALIENHEQPLNLANMIEQRFANLGDFELPEIPREPIRTVSTFEE
- a CDS encoding AbiU2 domain-containing protein, with amino-acid sequence MTVTSEELGKLLDGIANNLVHASIHNRLHTNLCKASEEYNYEMNHSPVFWQLTINAHATTTILMLCRVYDTHKDSLNLKKLLNIISANSKLFEKDNFCERIKDRQFIDELSQIPRVPDHKIITRDIEYVSEETNPLVKKLSEFRDKQVAHTDRRSILDASLNINTVLWGEVEELLSRGIEIFNTYEGLFRASSWVSYMPGEEDYQRVLKSVRQTNIMR
- a CDS encoding glycerol acyltransferase, with product MADVIYQAQPPLEFIPPAFNPLFLRFVHLLLPSWINWQTPITQIEADNVEVLVDLYRQFQEGKIRFMLAFRHPKTDDPFCLAYLLSQLVPKVARSQGTALQSPIHAHFIYDRGIPLWAGSYVGWIASRLGGTPIQRGKADWTGLRSARDLFANGQFPMAAAPEGATNGLSENISPLEPGIAQLGFWCAEDLHKAGRDQQVLIVPVGIKYSYVDAPWDAIANLLSEMEAASGLPVNEAKNASIESLYPRLLTLAEHLLSLMEKFYTRFYHLKLADIKTLGGEIEDRNEALAVRLQALLNAALLISEQYFDLQSKGTLSDRCRRVEQAGWNYIFREDFKDVKGVSSVERALGDRVAEESNARMWHMRLVESFVAVSGNYIREKPTVERFAETTLILWKMIAKIKGDKGVQRPQLGKQKVKITVGEPISVSEHYSAYKENRLAARQAVADVTNDLQHALEALI